Proteins from a genomic interval of Beijerinckia indica subsp. indica ATCC 9039:
- a CDS encoding glutathione S-transferase family protein encodes MKAALTLYDLAGAEPDRRFSPYCWRTRLAIAHKGLTVETIPWRFTEKEALAFSGQGKVPVLVDGARTIADSWAIAEYLEDTYPDRPSLFGDGQGRALARFINHWTDSVLHPAIARLILADIHAHLHEKDQDYFRMTRERFFGATLETVCQDREERVLSFRQGLAPLRATLAAQPFLSGDRPAYADYIVFGAFQWARATSPFALLASDDPIAAWRGHMLDAFDQLARQTPGYDHNINGR; translated from the coding sequence ATGAAAGCAGCGCTGACACTGTATGATCTTGCGGGCGCCGAGCCGGACCGCCGTTTCAGCCCCTATTGCTGGCGCACACGATTGGCGATCGCCCATAAAGGCTTGACGGTTGAAACCATCCCCTGGCGCTTCACCGAGAAGGAGGCTCTCGCCTTTTCCGGTCAGGGTAAAGTGCCCGTCCTGGTCGATGGCGCGCGCACGATCGCGGACAGTTGGGCTATCGCCGAATATCTTGAAGACACCTATCCTGATCGTCCCTCGCTCTTTGGCGATGGACAGGGCCGAGCCCTGGCGCGATTCATAAATCATTGGACGGATAGTGTGCTTCATCCGGCCATAGCACGGCTTATCCTCGCCGATATCCACGCTCATCTGCATGAAAAGGATCAAGACTATTTCCGAATGACACGCGAGCGGTTCTTCGGCGCAACCCTGGAAACTGTCTGTCAAGATCGTGAGGAGCGCGTACTGTCCTTTCGCCAAGGCCTTGCGCCCTTGCGGGCAACGCTTGCGGCCCAGCCCTTTCTTTCAGGTGATCGCCCCGCCTATGCCGACTATATCGTTTTCGGCGCGTTTCAATGGGCGCGTGCGACGAGCCCCTTCGCCCTGCTGGCATCGGACGATCCCATCGCGGCATGGCGCGGGCATATGCTCGATGCTTTCGATCAGCTCGCCCGTCAAACACCTGGCTATGATCATAATATCAATGGTCGTTGA
- a CDS encoding VWA-like domain-containing protein translates to MDAEAPMPGEETIILADGEREISSLPLVVLSEPQQKAWGETRAAFLWRCPAFSHVLYALMTTIDNELAYFTEHVDIAGTDGFSLFLNPEPFFALPLSQREYLMAHLIAHCILDHMHLATLLRRSGQLLYADGLVLPLDETRLGLAQDLIVNDMLVSAQIGTLPEVAIGRHEPRLGKATESSIGVYRKLHQDAEPGRDGSLDNHLEAGSATPKSWRNRKAVGADGEKNHAAWAAAIAEAAEIERLQGRHAGVLSRFLGQLLIPKIHWRDKIAAFFARETGRSRYSWRKLDRHMIVRGIGAPARIGEGANLIIIGVDSSGSVTEASLRLFLTEISGILDALAPRRLLVIWCDAVIQRMDELEAAEQLLAIRSLGAPGGGGTSFVPVFDYIAEQDLVPDALIYLTDGEGLFPDEAPDYPVLWGSVADHEAYPFGEVVRLCP, encoded by the coding sequence ATGGACGCTGAAGCGCCCATGCCGGGGGAAGAGACAATCATCCTGGCAGATGGGGAGCGCGAGATCTCCAGTCTGCCTCTCGTTGTCTTGAGTGAGCCGCAGCAGAAGGCCTGGGGGGAAACCCGCGCCGCCTTTCTCTGGCGATGCCCGGCCTTTTCGCATGTTCTTTACGCGTTAATGACCACCATCGACAATGAACTGGCCTATTTCACTGAGCATGTGGATATCGCCGGCACGGATGGGTTTTCGCTCTTTCTCAATCCCGAGCCTTTTTTCGCGCTCCCCCTGTCACAGCGCGAATATCTGATGGCGCATTTGATCGCTCATTGCATTCTCGACCATATGCATCTTGCGACGCTCCTGCGGCGGTCGGGCCAGCTTCTCTATGCCGACGGGCTCGTACTGCCCCTTGATGAAACGCGTCTCGGCCTGGCGCAGGATCTCATTGTCAACGACATGTTGGTGTCGGCGCAGATCGGAACGTTACCGGAGGTTGCGATTGGTAGGCATGAGCCTCGGCTCGGCAAGGCAACGGAAAGCTCGATCGGCGTTTATCGCAAGCTGCATCAGGACGCAGAACCCGGGCGAGATGGTTCCCTGGACAATCATCTGGAAGCCGGATCGGCGACGCCAAAAAGTTGGCGTAACCGCAAGGCTGTGGGTGCCGATGGTGAAAAAAATCACGCCGCCTGGGCCGCCGCAATTGCCGAGGCGGCCGAGATCGAACGACTGCAGGGCCGCCATGCCGGCGTTCTGTCGCGTTTTCTTGGCCAATTGCTCATTCCGAAAATTCATTGGCGCGACAAAATCGCTGCTTTCTTCGCGCGTGAAACCGGACGCAGCCGCTATTCCTGGCGCAAGCTCGATCGGCATATGATCGTTCGCGGGATTGGCGCGCCAGCGCGGATTGGCGAGGGCGCCAATCTGATCATCATTGGAGTCGATTCGTCTGGCTCCGTCACAGAAGCAAGTTTGCGGCTCTTTCTGACGGAGATCAGCGGCATTCTGGATGCTCTCGCGCCCCGCCGCCTGCTGGTGATCTGGTGCGATGCTGTCATCCAGCGCATGGATGAACTGGAAGCCGCCGAACAATTATTGGCCATTCGCAGTCTTGGCGCGCCCGGTGGCGGCGGCACAAGTTTCGTTCCGGTCTTCGACTATATTGCGGAACAAGATCTTGTGCCGGATGCCTTGATCTATCTGACTGATGGAGAGGGCCTGTTTCCCGACGAGGCGCCGGATTACCCCGTTCTCTGGGGGAGTGTCGCTGACCACGAAGCCTATCCCTTCGGAGAGGTGGTGAGGCTTTGTCCGTGA